The Flavobacterium marginilacus genome window below encodes:
- a CDS encoding ABC transporter permease, translated as MSVYKEFLLLKRDMGGVVTLFLMPLVLIITVTLIQDSSYKKGQETKIPIILVNYDNGKVSKTLFDNLKKSDVFSVITAFDNKKITEAEAKDAVFSGKYQMAIIIPPHLSSDLQAKIDQNVQKIVSSLGFSDSLATKPIAKIVDQKEVKLYFDPAVQLSFRSGVMNAIDKMIAQIETKSIYTSFQDELGGEDAQFEQKSFITFKEIIPKINDKEILPNSVQHNVPAWTLFAVFFIVIPLSINMVKEKSQGTFVRLRTNPVSNRVVLAGKTVMYLIICLIQFYMMIAVAVFLFPHLGLPPLNVEGNLILMSIVALFSGLAAIGFGILLGTIAKTQEQSAPFGATSVIILAAIGGVWVPVFAMPKVMQIIAQSSPMNWGLEAFYDVLLRNGSLLDLLPELFLLFLFFIVTTTLALLYDKKKRAV; from the coding sequence ATGTCAGTTTACAAAGAATTCTTGTTGTTGAAGCGGGATATGGGAGGTGTTGTGACTCTTTTTTTAATGCCATTGGTATTAATTATCACCGTTACACTTATTCAGGATAGCTCTTATAAAAAAGGACAAGAGACTAAAATTCCAATAATTTTAGTTAATTATGATAATGGAAAGGTTTCTAAAACGCTTTTTGATAATTTAAAAAAGAGTGATGTTTTTAGTGTCATTACCGCTTTTGACAATAAAAAAATTACTGAAGCTGAAGCCAAAGATGCTGTTTTTAGCGGAAAATATCAAATGGCAATTATCATTCCGCCGCATTTGAGCAGCGATCTGCAGGCCAAAATTGATCAGAATGTTCAAAAAATTGTAAGCAGTCTGGGTTTTTCAGATTCGTTGGCAACGAAACCAATTGCAAAAATTGTCGATCAAAAAGAGGTCAAGCTTTATTTTGATCCTGCGGTTCAATTGAGTTTTAGAAGCGGCGTGATGAATGCTATCGACAAAATGATTGCCCAAATAGAAACCAAATCGATTTATACTTCTTTTCAGGATGAACTTGGCGGCGAGGATGCTCAATTTGAACAAAAAAGTTTTATTACATTCAAAGAGATTATTCCGAAAATAAATGACAAAGAAATTCTTCCGAATTCGGTGCAGCATAATGTTCCTGCTTGGACACTTTTTGCAGTTTTTTTTATTGTAATTCCGTTGTCAATCAATATGGTAAAGGAAAAAAGTCAAGGGACTTTTGTGCGATTGCGAACCAATCCTGTTTCCAATAGAGTTGTTTTGGCGGGTAAAACAGTGATGTATTTAATCATTTGCCTGATACAGTTTTACATGATGATTGCAGTGGCTGTATTTCTGTTTCCGCATTTAGGGTTACCCCCTTTAAATGTTGAAGGAAATTTAATTTTAATGAGTATCGTAGCACTGTTTTCAGGTTTAGCAGCGATTGGTTTCGGAATATTATTGGGAACTATTGCCAAGACACAGGAACAATCGGCTCCGTTTGGTGCTACGTCTGTGATAATTTTGGCGGCTATTGGCGGTGTTTGGGTTCCGGTGTTTGCCATGCCCAAGGTGATGCAGATTATCGCACAATCCTCACCAATGAATTGGGGTCTGGAAGCTTTTTATGATGTACTTTTGCGCAACGGATCTCTATTGGATCTGCTGCCTGAATTATTTTTATTGTTTTTATTTTTTATA